One window of Halorussus sp. MSC15.2 genomic DNA carries:
- a CDS encoding alkaline phosphatase family protein — translation MSSNHNTVVLGFDALDFNYLDAFESSLPNFASLRESGVEAPLESTFPPWTGSAWPSMYTGTDPSHHGTYGFFHHTDGYPSDDVLVTRDHVREPAIWNYLTAISEPVVVLNVPVTHPAEPVEGVLVPGYLAHEEDAGYPEGVRDELSEAIGEEYRIYSEAETSEDCDDKEGSSLDLIRMRGEAAEYLLTEYDWRVAVVQVQKTDTVFHDFDDREAFRRAYERADEVLGRVRAAADDANVVVCSDHGMGRVDGYTVYVNEILRNAGFVETTTDSSGPSLMTEKATLTGTASDSDGSAAASGGGPSVTGQVVSAATATLDRVGVSPGDAYALATRLGLGGVPLERSLLRGGVGRQRGRGLGRIDGLLPEHRTRGAGESGGPRTRGRRHARGVRAGPRRPDSDALGPPHARRRPRLRVGQTARGGVRRSLRGVRLRRAVHASRHEPRPQHEPHRTGVRAGERPRPQARRGVPRRGSGVRGRQRRVRPRPPLAHRRGPDSDGCRGSRRARPDDRRGARGPALGVGRAGRLRRGPLRQRRLAGRRPGRRRVGRGASERPRLHLSGPRLLASLRSSRAGAIAVPCGLQLLKQ, via the coding sequence ATGTCGAGCAACCACAACACCGTCGTCCTCGGCTTCGATGCGCTGGACTTCAACTACCTCGACGCCTTCGAGTCGTCGCTGCCCAACTTCGCGTCGCTGCGCGAATCGGGGGTCGAGGCACCGCTGGAATCGACCTTCCCGCCGTGGACCGGGAGCGCGTGGCCGTCGATGTACACCGGGACCGACCCGAGCCATCACGGCACCTACGGCTTCTTCCACCACACCGACGGCTACCCAAGCGACGACGTGCTGGTCACGCGCGACCACGTCCGGGAACCGGCCATCTGGAACTATTTGACCGCGATATCGGAACCCGTCGTCGTGCTGAACGTCCCGGTCACGCACCCCGCCGAACCCGTCGAGGGCGTCCTCGTCCCGGGGTATCTCGCCCACGAGGAGGACGCGGGCTATCCCGAGGGCGTCCGGGACGAACTCTCCGAGGCCATCGGCGAAGAGTACCGAATCTACTCCGAGGCCGAGACCAGCGAGGACTGCGACGACAAGGAGGGGAGTTCGCTCGACCTGATTCGGATGCGCGGGGAGGCCGCCGAGTACCTGCTGACCGAGTACGACTGGCGGGTCGCGGTCGTGCAGGTCCAGAAGACCGACACCGTCTTCCACGACTTCGACGACCGCGAGGCGTTCCGCCGGGCGTACGAGCGCGCCGACGAGGTCCTCGGCCGGGTGCGAGCGGCCGCGGACGACGCCAACGTCGTGGTCTGTTCGGACCACGGCATGGGTCGGGTGGACGGCTACACCGTCTACGTCAACGAGATTCTCCGGAACGCCGGGTTCGTCGAGACCACCACCGACTCGTCGGGACCGAGCCTGATGACCGAGAAGGCGACCCTGACCGGGACGGCGTCGGACAGCGACGGGTCGGCGGCCGCGTCCGGAGGCGGTCCGTCGGTCACCGGACAGGTCGTCTCGGCCGCGACGGCCACGCTCGACCGGGTCGGGGTCTCCCCGGGCGACGCCTACGCGCTGGCGACGCGGCTGGGTCTCGGGGGGGTTCCTCTCGAACGTTCTCTCCTACGAGGCGGTGTCGGCCGCCAGCGAGGGCGTGGATTGGGCCGAATCGACGGCCTACTGCCGGAGCATCGAACTCGGGGCGCGGGTGAATCTGGCGGGCCGCGAACCCGAGGGCGTCGTCACGCCCGAGGAGTACGAGCAGGTCCGCGACGACCTGATTCGGACGCTCTCGGACCTCCGCACGCCCGACGGCGACCCCGTCTTCGAGTGGGTCAAACGGCGCGAGGAGGTGTACGACGGTCCCTTCGCGGAGTACGCCTGCGACGTGCTGTTCATGCCAGCCGACATGAACCACGTCCTCAGCACGAACCTCATCGGACAGGAGTTCGTGCCGGTGAACGACCACGACCACAAGCGCGACGGGGTGTTCCTCGCCGCGGGTCCGGCGTTCGAGGACGCCAGCGCCGGGTCCGTCCCCGACCGCCTCTCGCTCACCGACGTGGCCCCGATAGCGATGGCTGCCGCGGGTCTCGACGTGCCCGCCCGGATGACCGGCGAGGTGCCCGAGGACCTGCTCTCGGAGTCGGTCGCGCGGGCCGACTACGGCGAGGTCCCCTTCGGCAGCGACGACTCGCGGGGCGACGGCCCGGCCGACGACGGGTCGGTCGAGGAGCGTCTGAGCGACCTCGGCTACATCTGAGCGGTCCGCGACTTCTGGCCTCCCTGCGGTCGTCGCGTGCTGGCGCAATCGCCGTGCCGTGCGGTCTTCAGTTGCTCAAGCAGTAA
- a CDS encoding methylglyoxal synthase, giving the protein MPRVALIAHDDEKPVIVSLAREYESLLSTFDLVATGTTGERIADEIGLDVERKESGPIGGDTQIGAEVVEGDIDGIVFLRDPLTAQAHEPDITALLRLCDVHDVPMATTRASAEYLLDGLAAEVEEAA; this is encoded by the coding sequence ATGCCTCGCGTCGCACTCATCGCCCACGACGACGAAAAGCCAGTCATCGTGTCGCTCGCCCGGGAGTACGAGTCGCTGCTATCGACCTTCGACCTCGTCGCCACGGGCACGACCGGTGAGCGAATCGCCGACGAAATCGGTCTCGACGTCGAGCGCAAGGAGTCCGGTCCCATCGGCGGCGACACTCAAATCGGTGCGGAGGTGGTCGAGGGCGACATCGACGGTATCGTGTTCCTGCGCGACCCGCTGACCGCGCAGGCCCACGAACCGGACATCACCGCGCTCCTGCGACTCTGCGACGTCCACGACGTGCCGATGGCGACGACCCGCGCCTCCGCGGAGTACCTGCTGGACGGGTTAGCCGCCGAGGTGGAGGAAGCGGCGTGA
- a CDS encoding metal-dependent hydrolase — protein MWPWEHLAVGYLCYSLLVHALCRRAPRAWPVAALALGTQFPDLVDKPLAWTLGVLPSGHSLAHSLFAALPVAALAVTVAAAFDRRSVGAAFAFGYLSHLPADAFFPLLVGSEPSYGFLFWPAIPASGTETGVGFLDMVRTLFARYVTELASGAISAYVAVELGLLASVVALWLYDGTPPLRSVWSRVRVSRPAEEPR, from the coding sequence ATGTGGCCGTGGGAACACCTCGCCGTCGGCTACCTCTGCTACTCGCTTCTGGTCCACGCGCTCTGTCGTCGCGCGCCGCGGGCGTGGCCGGTCGCGGCGTTAGCGCTCGGCACGCAGTTTCCGGACCTCGTGGACAAGCCGCTGGCGTGGACGCTCGGCGTCCTGCCCTCGGGCCACTCGCTGGCCCACTCGCTGTTCGCGGCGCTGCCGGTCGCGGCGCTCGCGGTCACGGTGGCGGCGGCGTTCGACCGTCGGAGCGTCGGCGCGGCGTTCGCGTTCGGTTACCTCAGCCACCTCCCGGCAGACGCCTTCTTCCCGCTACTCGTCGGGAGCGAACCCAGCTACGGATTCCTGTTCTGGCCAGCGATTCCGGCGTCCGGGACCGAGACGGGCGTGGGGTTCCTCGACATGGTCCGGACGCTGTTCGCGCGGTACGTGACCGAACTGGCCAGCGGCGCGATATCGGCGTACGTCGCGGTCGAACTCGGCCTGCTCGCGTCGGTGGTGGCGCTGTGGCTGTACGACGGCACGCCGCCGCTCCGGTCCGTCTGGTCGCGGGTACGGGTGAGTCGCCCTGCCGAAGAACCGCGCTGA
- a CDS encoding DUF1616 domain-containing protein: protein MSHGTTDETLVDRLARPTLPLDLLAIVGYAVVAVALLSRPGVYGSPLGVAVGLPLVLFAPGYALVALLFPGATPDDAAVGRTLAAVRQHGLVETERAALGFGLSLAVLPILGVALAVSPWAIDPGTVLLSVAALTVSLSAAAGVRRLRRPADRRFALSIRAWADGGRRAVSTGSLADRAVNVGLAAAVVVAVAAVGYAVAAPGDSQEFTGVSLLSQNETGELVADDYPENFERGESRPLVVELANQEGEQTSYSVVVELQRVRQADDGGAKVVEDRTLATFTPTVGAGQEWRTTHEVTPTMTGEDLRLVYLVYEGDPPADPTTENAYRNVHVWVNVSA from the coding sequence ATGAGTCACGGAACGACAGACGAGACGCTCGTGGACCGCCTCGCCCGCCCGACGCTCCCGCTCGACCTGCTCGCTATCGTCGGGTACGCCGTGGTCGCGGTCGCGCTCCTGTCCCGACCCGGCGTGTACGGGTCGCCGCTGGGGGTCGCAGTCGGTCTCCCGCTGGTGTTGTTCGCACCGGGCTACGCGCTCGTCGCGCTGCTGTTCCCCGGTGCGACGCCGGACGACGCCGCGGTCGGTCGGACGCTCGCCGCCGTCCGTCAACACGGACTCGTCGAGACCGAGCGCGCGGCGCTCGGGTTCGGTCTCAGTCTGGCGGTACTCCCGATACTCGGCGTCGCGCTCGCGGTCTCGCCGTGGGCCATCGACCCGGGAACCGTCCTGCTCTCGGTGGCGGCGCTGACGGTCTCCCTCTCCGCCGCGGCCGGGGTGCGCCGCCTCCGGCGTCCGGCCGACCGCCGGTTCGCGCTCTCGATTCGGGCGTGGGCCGACGGCGGTCGGCGGGCCGTCTCCACGGGGTCGCTGGCCGACAGGGCGGTCAACGTCGGTCTCGCGGCCGCCGTCGTCGTCGCCGTGGCCGCCGTCGGCTACGCGGTGGCCGCGCCGGGTGACAGTCAGGAGTTCACCGGCGTCTCGCTGCTCTCCCAGAACGAGACCGGCGAACTCGTCGCGGACGACTACCCGGAGAACTTCGAACGCGGCGAGAGCCGACCGCTGGTGGTCGAACTGGCGAACCAGGAGGGCGAGCAGACGAGTTACTCGGTCGTGGTCGAACTCCAACGGGTCAGGCAGGCCGACGACGGCGGCGCGAAGGTGGTAGAGGACCGGACGCTGGCGACGTTCACGCCGACCGTCGGCGCGGGTCAGGAGTGGCGGACCACCCACGAGGTGACGCCGACGATGACCGGCGAGGACCTCCGACTGGTCTACCTCGTCTACGAGGGCGACCCGCCGGCGGACCCGACCACCGAGAACGCCTATCGCAACGTCCACGTCTGGGTGAACGTGTCCGCGTGA
- a CDS encoding PKD domain-containing protein, translating to MKRTVLATLLALFVVAAAVTGPVTAASTPDDAGNSSGPSQRWAKTVGGGDDDKLATGLKVDDGYLVVGWSNSSATDGKHDGYVSMLDRTGQTKWERTYGGPGTDRIYDVVQVEDGYLVAGMETESTGQAWKGWVMKLGPQGDKKWERTYGDSGPSALWSLTRSDGKVYVGGWQDDRGSAEGWLMELSSDGDEVWSETYETRRSGADEYVNSVFVTGSGELLLTGTTEGSSVDPGDAWVIRADSRGDLEWQQTYGGGQFDRVHDATAASDGGFVLVGRTASRGAGGEDGWLLKIRGDGQTQWQRTYGTPKSDAFFGIHDDPDGGYAVSGTKHVLGDSGADGWVLKTDSAGKRDWQRTYGQNYWDKFWPVVEGHGGGYLAVGESTSYGDNRDGWVVRVGGPAVAAVEDADANESGTTVRFEDSPVQAVTLADSNVSGILAVAERTDLSALSPPGDPLYAVSMNGSEAVTDVSATVEFAVQKSAVGTDLSDVRVAQRTAEGWSLRRTTVVSEANGTAILSAETENASTLAVTSVPAPTASIDADDAVMAGDTVELSASGSMAENATLASYEWSVGERSATGESATVSFERPGVRTVNLTVTDENGLRDTATATLVVNDRPTVSVRTPDAATVGKASSFSANVSDDVGDVAVTWQFGGATVTGESVEHSFGSAGTKTVTVVVEDEYGATVTEEVQVEVSAQDAGGATTDAGPETGGGVPGFGLGVSLVALLGAALLAGRLRG from the coding sequence GTGAAACGAACTGTTCTGGCGACGCTGCTCGCGCTGTTCGTCGTCGCGGCCGCGGTCACCGGACCCGTAACGGCCGCGAGCACGCCCGACGACGCCGGGAACTCGTCGGGACCCTCTCAGCGCTGGGCGAAGACGGTCGGCGGTGGTGACGACGACAAGCTAGCGACCGGTCTGAAGGTGGACGACGGGTATCTTGTCGTGGGGTGGTCGAACAGTTCGGCGACCGACGGGAAGCACGACGGCTACGTCTCGATGCTCGACCGGACAGGCCAGACGAAGTGGGAGCGTACCTACGGCGGACCGGGGACCGACCGCATCTACGACGTGGTGCAGGTCGAAGACGGCTACCTCGTCGCCGGAATGGAGACCGAGTCCACCGGTCAGGCGTGGAAGGGATGGGTGATGAAACTCGGTCCTCAGGGCGACAAAAAGTGGGAACGGACCTACGGCGACAGCGGTCCGTCGGCGCTCTGGTCGCTCACGCGCTCGGACGGGAAAGTGTACGTCGGGGGCTGGCAGGACGACCGCGGGTCCGCCGAGGGATGGCTGATGGAACTCTCCTCGGACGGGGACGAGGTCTGGAGCGAGACCTACGAGACGCGCCGCTCGGGGGCCGACGAGTACGTCAACTCGGTGTTCGTGACCGGGAGCGGCGAACTCCTCCTGACCGGGACCACCGAGGGCAGCAGCGTGGACCCGGGCGACGCGTGGGTGATACGCGCCGATAGCCGCGGAGACCTAGAGTGGCAACAGACCTACGGCGGCGGGCAGTTCGACCGCGTCCACGACGCGACCGCGGCGTCCGACGGCGGGTTCGTGCTGGTCGGTCGGACCGCCAGTCGCGGCGCGGGCGGGGAAGACGGCTGGCTGCTCAAGATTCGAGGCGACGGCCAGACCCAGTGGCAGCGAACCTACGGGACCCCCAAGTCCGACGCCTTCTTCGGCATCCACGACGACCCCGACGGCGGGTACGCCGTCTCGGGGACGAAGCACGTCCTCGGAGACTCGGGCGCTGACGGTTGGGTTCTGAAGACCGATTCCGCTGGCAAACGCGACTGGCAGCGGACGTACGGCCAGAACTACTGGGACAAGTTCTGGCCGGTCGTGGAGGGTCACGGCGGGGGCTACCTCGCCGTCGGCGAGTCCACGAGTTACGGCGACAACCGCGACGGGTGGGTCGTCCGGGTCGGCGGTCCCGCGGTCGCGGCCGTCGAGGACGCCGACGCCAACGAGTCCGGAACCACCGTGAGGTTCGAGGACTCGCCGGTGCAGGCCGTCACGCTCGCGGACTCGAACGTCTCGGGAATCCTCGCGGTCGCCGAGCGCACCGACCTGTCCGCGCTCTCGCCGCCCGGCGACCCCCTCTACGCGGTGTCGATGAACGGGTCCGAGGCGGTGACCGACGTGTCGGCCACCGTCGAGTTCGCGGTCCAGAAGAGCGCCGTCGGGACCGACCTCTCGGACGTCCGCGTGGCCCAGCGCACTGCGGAGGGCTGGTCGCTGCGACGGACGACGGTGGTCTCGGAGGCGAACGGCACGGCGATTCTGTCGGCCGAGACCGAGAATGCGAGTACGTTGGCGGTGACGTCCGTGCCCGCGCCGACCGCGAGCATCGACGCCGACGACGCGGTGATGGCGGGCGACACCGTCGAACTGTCCGCGAGCGGTTCGATGGCCGAGAACGCCACGCTGGCGAGCTACGAGTGGTCCGTCGGCGAGCGGTCGGCGACCGGGGAGTCGGCGACCGTCAGCTTCGAGCGCCCGGGCGTGCGCACGGTGAACCTGACGGTCACCGACGAGAACGGTCTCCGCGACACCGCGACGGCGACGCTCGTGGTCAACGACCGGCCGACGGTCAGCGTCCGGACGCCGGACGCCGCGACGGTCGGCAAGGCGAGTAGCTTCTCGGCGAACGTGAGCGACGACGTCGGCGACGTGGCGGTGACGTGGCAGTTCGGCGGCGCGACGGTGACGGGCGAGTCGGTCGAACACAGCTTCGGGTCGGCGGGCACCAAGACTGTCACGGTGGTCGTCGAGGACGAGTACGGTGCGACGGTGACCGAGGAAGTCCAAGTCGAGGTGAGCGCGCAGGACGCCGGTGGAGCGACGACCGATGCCGGGCCGGAGACCGGTGGCGGCGTCCCCGGGTTCGGTCTGGGTGTGTCGCTGGTCGCCTTGCTCGGAGCGGCGCTCCTCGCGGGCCGACTACGGGGCTGA
- a CDS encoding XapX domain-containing protein, with amino-acid sequence MNVTLTLLALLTGFVTGALFTFLGIPMPAPPELPGVVGIVGIYVGYKTVEYFDAGVDLLSMLGLAG; translated from the coding sequence ATGAACGTCACACTCACGCTCCTCGCACTCCTGACGGGGTTCGTCACGGGCGCGCTGTTCACCTTCCTCGGAATTCCGATGCCCGCGCCGCCCGAACTCCCCGGCGTCGTCGGCATCGTCGGCATCTACGTCGGCTACAAGACGGTCGAATACTTCGACGCGGGCGTGGACCTCCTCTCGATGCTCGGACTCGCGGGATAG
- a CDS encoding FAD-binding protein: protein MHEHDVLVIGGGGAGLRAAIAAHEEGADVAIVTKLHPVRSHTGAAEGGINAALREGDDWELHAYDTMKGSDYLGDAPAIETLAQDSPEETIQLENWGMPFSREDDGRVSQRPFGGLSFARTTYAGAETGHHMLHTMYEQVVKRGIQVYDEWYVSNLAVTDHDDPADRECHGVVAYDIKTGQVEGFKARNGVILATGGTGQVYDHTTNAVANTGDGAAMAYRAGVPLEDMEFVQFHPTTLPSTGVLISEGVRGEGGILYNSEGERFMFEHGYANNDGELASRDVVSRAELTEVNAGRGVEDEYVYLDMRHLGEERITDRLENILHLARDFEGVNGLEEPMPVKPGQHYEMGGIETDENGETLIDGLYAAGECACVSVHGSNRLGGNALPELIVFGARAGRHAAGADLGEAEITKGKTGEIEEEDGLDTPVEPGAVEASDDVAADGDEDAVADGGAAVVEPDETVRRTIERERTRIERLMEKDDGIQHAELRDELQQSMTENVNVFRNEENLKDALEDIREVREAYQDVYVNDPSRTFNTDLIHTIETRNLIDLAEAITLGALARDEFRGAHWRQEHQERKDDEWLKHTMLSWNDGSPELWYKPVILEGQDKTYEPKERSY, encoded by the coding sequence ATGCACGAACACGACGTTCTGGTAATCGGCGGCGGCGGTGCCGGACTCCGAGCGGCCATCGCGGCCCACGAGGAGGGTGCCGACGTGGCAATCGTCACGAAGCTCCACCCGGTTCGGAGCCACACCGGCGCGGCCGAAGGCGGTATCAACGCGGCGCTCCGCGAGGGCGACGACTGGGAACTCCACGCCTACGACACGATGAAGGGGTCGGACTACCTCGGAGACGCCCCCGCAATCGAAACCCTCGCGCAGGACAGCCCCGAGGAGACCATCCAACTCGAAAACTGGGGGATGCCGTTCTCCCGCGAGGACGACGGCCGAGTCTCCCAGCGACCGTTCGGCGGACTCTCCTTCGCCCGGACGACCTACGCGGGGGCCGAGACCGGCCACCACATGCTCCACACGATGTACGAGCAGGTGGTCAAGCGAGGCATTCAGGTGTACGACGAGTGGTACGTCTCGAACCTCGCGGTCACCGACCACGACGACCCGGCCGACCGCGAGTGTCACGGCGTCGTCGCCTACGACATCAAGACCGGACAGGTCGAGGGCTTCAAGGCCCGAAACGGCGTCATCCTCGCGACGGGCGGCACCGGACAGGTGTACGACCACACCACCAACGCGGTCGCCAACACCGGCGACGGTGCCGCGATGGCCTACCGCGCGGGCGTCCCGCTCGAAGACATGGAGTTCGTCCAGTTCCACCCGACCACGCTCCCCTCGACGGGGGTCCTCATCTCCGAGGGCGTGCGCGGTGAGGGCGGCATCCTCTACAACAGCGAGGGCGAGCGCTTCATGTTCGAGCACGGCTACGCGAACAACGACGGCGAACTCGCCTCCCGCGACGTGGTGTCGCGCGCGGAACTGACGGAGGTCAACGCGGGCCGCGGCGTCGAGGACGAGTACGTCTACCTCGACATGCGCCACCTCGGCGAGGAGCGCATCACCGACCGACTGGAGAACATCCTCCACCTCGCGCGCGACTTCGAGGGCGTGAACGGTCTCGAAGAGCCGATGCCGGTCAAGCCCGGCCAGCACTACGAGATGGGCGGCATCGAGACCGACGAGAACGGCGAGACCCTCATCGACGGTCTCTACGCCGCGGGCGAGTGCGCCTGCGTCTCGGTCCACGGGTCGAACCGACTCGGCGGCAACGCCCTGCCGGAACTCATCGTCTTCGGCGCGCGCGCCGGTCGTCACGCCGCGGGTGCGGACCTCGGCGAGGCCGAGATTACGAAGGGCAAGACGGGCGAAATCGAGGAAGAGGACGGTCTCGACACCCCCGTCGAACCCGGTGCGGTCGAGGCGAGCGACGACGTGGCCGCAGACGGCGACGAAGACGCCGTGGCGGACGGCGGTGCGGCGGTCGTCGAACCCGACGAGACGGTCCGGCGTACCATCGAACGCGAGCGCACCCGTATCGAGCGCCTCATGGAGAAGGACGACGGCATCCAGCACGCCGAACTCCGCGACGAACTCCAGCAGTCGATGACCGAGAACGTCAACGTCTTCCGGAACGAGGAGAACCTGAAGGACGCGCTGGAGGACATCCGGGAGGTCCGCGAGGCGTATCAGGACGTGTACGTCAACGACCCGTCGCGGACGTTCAACACCGACCTCATTCACACCATCGAGACCCGCAACCTCATCGACCTCGCGGAAGCCATCACCCTCGGCGCGCTGGCGCGCGACGAGTTCCGCGGCGCACACTGGCGGCAGGAACATCAGGAGCGCAAGGACGACGAGTGGCTCAAGCACACGATGCTCTCGTGGAACGACGGGTCGCCCGAACTCTGGTACAAGCCGGTCATCCTCGAAGGGCAGGACAAGACCTACGAGCCGAAAGAGCGGTCCTACTGA
- a CDS encoding succinate dehydrogenase/fumarate reductase iron-sulfur subunit, protein MSTQLPEEDRGRTESAEHEAESSVEQEGASKGDQRRADRDAKRQQSVSGAPADVEGESFRLKVFRYDPEVEGKMEPRFDDFAVPREKGMTVLDALIYARDRYDTTLTFRHSCRQAVCGSDALFINGRQRLGCQTQISDLEEPVRVEPLPHQDVVKDLVVDMEHFYDQMHAVEPFFQPDEESEGDLEEYRQTRENREKIKMSTRCIWCGACMSSCNIAAGDNQYLGPAAINKAYRFAMDEREGENMKEHRMNVMDQEHGVWRCQTQFSCTNVCPKDIPLTEHIQELKREAVKQNLKFW, encoded by the coding sequence ATGAGCACGCAACTACCAGAAGAAGACCGAGGGAGAACCGAGAGCGCAGAACACGAGGCCGAGTCGTCGGTCGAACAGGAAGGCGCGTCGAAGGGCGACCAGCGACGGGCCGACCGCGACGCCAAGCGCCAGCAGTCGGTGTCCGGCGCGCCCGCCGACGTCGAGGGCGAGAGCTTCCGACTGAAGGTGTTCCGGTACGACCCCGAAGTCGAGGGCAAGATGGAACCGCGGTTCGACGACTTCGCCGTCCCCCGCGAGAAGGGGATGACGGTCCTCGACGCACTCATCTACGCCCGCGACCGCTACGACACCACGCTGACGTTCCGCCACTCGTGCCGACAGGCGGTCTGCGGGTCGGACGCGCTGTTCATCAACGGCCGACAGCGACTCGGCTGTCAGACCCAGATTTCGGACCTCGAAGAGCCGGTCCGGGTCGAACCGCTCCCGCATCAGGACGTGGTGAAGGACCTCGTCGTGGACATGGAGCACTTCTACGACCAGATGCACGCGGTCGAGCCGTTCTTCCAACCCGACGAGGAGTCCGAGGGCGACCTCGAAGAGTACCGACAGACTCGCGAGAACCGCGAGAAAATCAAGATGTCCACGCGGTGCATCTGGTGCGGTGCCTGCATGTCCTCGTGTAACATCGCGGCCGGGGACAACCAGTACCTCGGTCCGGCGGCCATCAACAAGGCCTACCGGTTCGCCATGGACGAGCGCGAGGGCGAGAACATGAAGGAACACCGGATGAACGTGATGGACCAAGAGCACGGCGTCTGGCGGTGCCAGACCCAGTTCTCCTGCACGAACGTCTGTCCGAAAGACATCCCGCTGACCGAGCACATTCAGGAACTCAAGCGGGAAGCGGTCAAACAGAACCTGAAATTCTGGTAA
- a CDS encoding succinate dehydrogenase encodes MAERYSSFRSGSLSWLLQRVTAAFLVVVLAFHFFLLHFVHHASEVTFAGTTARMEQWGYLATMILFLLTATFHGVNGVYAALLNQGLTGTKKTAVKGVLAIAGLALAAQGVYLAFVMSGVM; translated from the coding sequence ATGGCCGAACGCTACTCCTCGTTCCGGAGCGGGAGCCTCTCGTGGCTGCTCCAGCGCGTGACGGCGGCGTTCCTCGTCGTGGTGCTGGCGTTCCACTTCTTCCTCCTCCACTTCGTCCACCACGCCTCCGAGGTGACGTTCGCCGGGACGACCGCTCGCATGGAGCAGTGGGGCTACCTCGCGACGATGATACTCTTCCTGCTAACCGCGACGTTCCACGGCGTGAACGGCGTCTACGCCGCGCTGCTGAATCAGGGCCTGACCGGCACCAAGAAGACCGCGGTGAAAGGCGTCCTCGCTATCGCCGGTCTCGCGCTGGCGGCACAGGGTGTCTACCTCGCGTTCGTCATGTCGGGAGTGATGTAA
- the sdhC gene encoding succinate dehydrogenase, cytochrome b556 subunit produces MSQSYNRGLVEDFGRWREFTAGMWAWIFHKFTGWVLVGYLFTHIAVLSTATSGASAYTDTIQGLESLLLVRVMEVGLLAVAVFHILNGVRLLFVDLGLGLESQDKSFYASLIVTGVIVLASIPSFLEGAF; encoded by the coding sequence ATGAGTCAATCGTACAATCGAGGCCTCGTCGAAGACTTCGGCCGGTGGCGGGAGTTCACGGCCGGGATGTGGGCCTGGATATTCCACAAGTTCACCGGATGGGTACTCGTCGGCTACCTGTTCACCCACATCGCCGTGCTGAGTACCGCCACGTCCGGTGCGAGCGCGTACACGGACACGATTCAGGGGCTTGAGAGCCTGCTCCTCGTCCGGGTCATGGAGGTCGGCCTGCTGGCGGTCGCCGTCTTCCACATTCTGAACGGCGTCCGCCTGCTGTTCGTGGACCTCGGACTCGGACTCGAATCGCAGGACAAGAGCTTCTACGCATCGTTGATAGTTACGGGTGTCATCGTGTTGGCGAGCATCCCGTCGTTCCTCGAGGGGGCGTTCTGA